TGTGAGGGCATCATGCATATTCTTGTGAATGAATTTCAGTTTACTGTGAAAACACTCCCACGGCTTTTTCACCCTTTCTGGAATGTGACCTGTCACTAAGTACTGCATGCACTCAGAGCGGCCCTTTTCTCCACGTGGAAACACTTTCAAGACTAGATCCAAAAGATCACGCTCTACTTGAACTTCTGAGAAGTAGCCTGAATTATTCATAGAGTCCTGTTCCAAATTAGCTGCTCCCTCGCAAGTTCTGAAGCATTCAATTGCTTCTAGCGCTGTTGCAATTGTGTCCACAGTGCTTTCAGGACTGATGTTACCGTCAAGATTTTTATATTTGTCATTGAACCATCTTTTAAATACTTGGCCCTTTGTATCCAAGATATAGGAGTTGTGTGGCATCTTTTTCTCGGCTATATCTGCCCAGACCTTAGCTTCTGGAAACTTCTCATATGTGTAACACAACCGTGCAAGCTGCTGAGCAAAGAAGGGATCTTCATTAAACCGCGTGTAGGCTGCTTTCAGGATCTCGAAAGCCTTTTCCGGATTTTCCTTCTCCAAAATGTGTTCAATGAGGGGAGAAAATGAAGTGTCAGATTTGTCTCCTTTAATGATCTTATTGCGTCTCATGCAGAGGTCACGCAGGAATCTGTGGTAATGCTCTTTTCCAAAACTGTTCTGAAAAAGCACATCATCTTTCAGTAGTTTCATGGCTATGTCACTCTGCTGCTGGTCTTTGCCCAAAAGTTGGCGAAGGACTTCTTTAGCAATCAAGGGATGAAGGATGCGTATGCTTTGAATATGAGTCTTCTCATCTCTCAGATGGATGAAGAGAACTTTGGCCTGCTTGTTTAATGATGATTCAAACAAGTGCCTTCTGCATCTATCTGTATGTTTTTTTCTGGTCTGCTTGTTGGCAGTGGGTTCAATATTTGTCTGCATGCTTAGTAGTAGCAGAGCTTCACAATGGGACTGAGAGAGATAGGAGTTTTGCACATAAGTATTGAGTAATGCCACATAATGAATAAGGTGAGTGACAACATCTCCATGCTTAATGCCAACAAGTAAATctttcacaaatttgatgatgtaGTCTTTGTTAAATTCCTCACTCATCAAAACAAAGGTTATGATGTAATTGGCTGAATATTGCTTTTCAACTTCAGTCTTTTTTCGTGCAAACTCTCTCTTCTCTTCTGCTGACAGTTTATGAGTCACGGAAAAATTCTGTAATGGCGACTCCTTGCTCATTTTTTCTGGTTCATGTGATTGTCTGCAGCTTAGTAAAAGAAAACACAGTGTCCCTGGCTTGATCTTCTGAGTTCTCACAGCCGATTCAAGCTCTCTCCTTAGATCTTCAAGGTATTCTGTGTCGAAATCTTCAACCAGCAAAAGAACTGGAAGACATTTCTGTGCGTCGACTTCCTCATACTCTCGCAGCCTCACAGCGTGCTCAGCCACTTTTGAAGCAGAGAATGAGTGTCTTGCCACTGCACATCTGAAATTTTTCCTGTTATTCCAGAGCACTTGCCGTGCAACAGTGCTTCCACCACTACCTGGTTGGTGGTATATTCTAAGATCCTGAATGGCTGTCTGTTCGATACTACACTTGGGAAGGTCACTGATACGTTTGGAAATTTCTTTATATGTATCTCTCTGGATGAATTCCCCAACATGTTTCTTTTCTGACAGCCAAAAATTGATCCAACTCACTTTGCCCCCGCGATAAAAATTCTCTTCAATGACTTTGATTTCATCCTCAGAATCAGTTATGGTATCATCACACTGGTCAATGCTCAGAATTTCTATAGAAGACATTCTTTCTTCTTCAATCTTTTCAAGTTGGCAAACACCTTTACTGAAGACAGAAAGGTGCTTGGCGACCCTTGTTTTGGAGGGCTGAAGCTGCTGAATTGTAGCATTGACATGGCTCATTTTCATCCCTGAAATACTCTTAGACTGCACAGTCTCAGCAGTGCAAGACCACTGAGCATAACCTTCCCATTTGCTGTAATTGTCTTCAGACTCTGAAATGCAAATGATATCATCATGACCTTGCATTTCAGCAATGAACTCATGGAAAGTGTGAACGATCGGTAGCTCAACTGGAGAGGTAAGAAAGAAAATCACAGAGAAAGTGCCATTTGGTAAGATTTGTTTACAAATCAGACACACTGCCTCCTTTAGAAATGTCTTTCTATTTGTAATCCATGCAATTTCATCACAGGGAGTCTCATTTCCACGGAAATCATTTCGTCCATTGCAAAAAATCCAGCTGACCTGTTCAAACAAACGCAATTCACCTTCAAAGTCTTTAATGCTCATTTCATCTGGTATTTTGTAGTTTTGTAAGAAATGTAAATTTGCTGCATGGTGCTCAATGTATTTTTTGCATAATCCAGATGCTTTGGAGTCGGGGTCAAAGTCAAACACACAGAAAATTTTCAGATCCAGTAAAAAGTCAATGCATTTCAAATGTTCTTCCTGAAATCTGTTTGCAACAACAATGTGCCACTTTTCCTTTTCGATTTTCCCTTTTCCATCAGTGATCAACATCGCCAGTTTTCTTCCAAGGTCAACACTCACATCTGGAACAATGTGGTCCTTTTCAGCTTCTTTTCTAAGCTCATCTCGGTGTCTTAGACTGGAGTAAAACTCTTCCTGATTGCTGATTGGTTCAGTTTTGGAACCATTTCTACGGTACATCGTTTTCTTTTCATATTCCACCTTATTTGAATCCTCCCTGAAATTCGGCAGATGGACAGAGAACAGTTTGCTGGACACGATAATGATTTTTGGTTCAATATCAATTTCTACCACATAATATTTTTCTGTGCTGTCAATGTCTGAAACTTCAATAAACTCCGGTGGGCGAATACACTCTGCTGCGAGCTCACTGTCAGATTTAAAGCACTTATTCATGTAGTCTaatgcatcaacatacacatctTTGTCTTTAATAGGAATACCTATTATCTCACCATGAACATAACCAGAGTCGCTCACACTGTCCATCACACCGAAGTGTATTGTGCCATTTGTTCGCATGTTCATACATCCACAGGCGAATTTGAAAGTTTCTTTGGCAAGTTTGGCTTGTAACCTCTGATTGTCCAAGTCAGCAGCAATTTCAAATGACTTGTATTCATGACAAGGAGAAATCATATCAACAACGCCCGATTCAGGCTTTAACACATTGTGCTTTGCATATGTGAAGTTAACCCCCTCTTTGCCAAAAGGCCGAGGTTTGCAGTCTCTTTTCGCAGACAACCCTCTCTGAGaagctttattttttttggtttttgatTTTACTTTGCTTCCATTTCCACTTAAAACACACTGCTCTTGCTGGTTTGATTGATTTTCACTTTTCCCTGCAGTGGCATCTTGAGGCTTAGTAGCTGGAGAAGAATTGGTGAGCTCATCCCTTTTGGTCATCAGAAGATGGATAGGTCCAGATTTCATTCCAATCTTGTTTTTCAGATATTTTTCAGTTGCTTGTAAGAGGACCACCCCATTGACTTCTTCCTCTTGAAATTTCTGAATATACTTCTCATCAATTTTTATGGACCTCAACCAGGTGCTCACATCGGATTCTGTCCAGCTTTCAATTGGTCGTTTTTCACTTTCCTCAGCTTcaccaagaaaaaaatatataaaacattatATTATACCACCAGAAAATAGGTATATAATTACATCTCCATCAATCTTCCAAACCTATGTGTAGGTACAGGGTCATGgtgtatacacatacatatgtaATTTTGAGGGATCAAACCAATCAATTGTCATATTAAAATTCacttatttatattaaaatatcaaaatatccatgaaatcatccatccatccattctctgtaACCGCTTACCCTATTACATGAGATCAATAGAAGGTAAAATAAAACAGCAGTAGAATAAATCTGCTAAATTAGGAGGAAATTAGCTAATTCAACATGAATTTcaacatcatccatccatccattttctatacccgccTGTCTCATGTAGG
The sequence above is a segment of the Brienomyrus brachyistius isolate T26 chromosome 5, BBRACH_0.4, whole genome shotgun sequence genome. Coding sequences within it:
- the LOC125742701 gene encoding sterile alpha motif domain-containing protein 9-like, with protein sequence MAEESEKRPIESWTESDVSTWLRSIKIDEKYIQKFQEEEVNGVVLLQATEKYLKNKIGMKSGPIHLLMTKRDELTNSSPATKPQDATAGKSENQSNQQEQCVLSGNGSKVKSKTKKNKASQRGLSAKRDCKPRPFGKEGVNFTYAKHNVLKPESGVVDMISPCHEYKSFEIAADLDNQRLQAKLAKETFKFACGCMNMRTNGTIHFGVMDSVSDSGYVHGEIIGIPIKDKDVYVDALDYMNKCFKSDSELAAECIRPPEFIEVSDIDSTEKYYVVEIDIEPKIIIVSSKLFSVHLPNFREDSNKVEYEKKTMYRRNGSKTEPISNQEEFYSSLRHRDELRKEAEKDHIVPDVSVDLGRKLAMLITDGKGKIEKEKWHIVVANRFQEEHLKCIDFLLDLKIFCVFDFDPDSKASGLCKKYIEHHAANLHFLQNYKIPDEMSIKDFEGELRLFEQVSWIFCNGRNDFRGNETPCDEIAWITNRKTFLKEAVCLICKQILPNGTFSVIFFLTSPVELPIVHTFHEFIAEMQGHDDIICISESEDNYSKWEGYAQWSCTAETVQSKSISGMKMSHVNATIQQLQPSKTRVAKHLSVFSKGVCQLEKIEEERMSSIEILSIDQCDDTITDSEDEIKVIEENFYRGGKVSWINFWLSEKKHVGEFIQRDTYKEISKRISDLPKCSIEQTAIQDLRIYHQPGSGGSTVARQVLWNNRKNFRCAVARHSFSASKVAEHAVRLREYEEVDAQKCLPVLLLVEDFDTEYLEDLRRELESAVRTQKIKPGTLCFLLLSCRQSHEPEKMSKESPLQNFSVTHKLSAEEKREFARKKTEVEKQYSANYIITFVLMSEEFNKDYIIKFVKDLLVGIKHGDVVTHLIHYVALLNTYVQNSYLSQSHCEALLLLSMQTNIEPTANKQTRKKHTDRCRRHLFESSLNKQAKVLFIHLRDEKTHIQSIRILHPLIAKEVLRQLLGKDQQQSDIAMKLLKDDVLFQNSFGKEHYHRFLRDLCMRRNKIIKGDKSDTSFSPLIEHILEKENPEKAFEILKAAYTRFNEDPFFAQQLARLCYTYEKFPEAKVWADIAEKKMPHNSYILDTKGQVFKRWFNDKYKNLDGNISPESTVDTIATALEAIECFRTCEGAANLEQDSMNNSGYFSEVQVERDLLDLVLKVFPRGEKGRSECMQYLVTGHIPERVKKPWECFHSKLKFIHKNMHDALTRISEDLSYFQMDVSLDDDEQYSTELKTRNPVKWLARQTAWYGNFFKDVELPSKEQNQLSTRMKLCSLGGDNITSIFSLLSEKKQDQLESIVTVYGGLKKLDQMELANYIASQIALGCVSSASTSSKLKELQACSHQFPRDRDRCHPNALFLLTLLFWPEDGDTNQERDNKYEILMSALDVLKRSFKIKQKNVPHKELRVFTHFYLGKGSGLSKIVHKSMIQAFKTFTVSQKRIKWFDGYIWKTPEIVHMLKRVQGWTEHGNVYIKGCKGKEIKIRALNSDSVPDGNENVEFYVGFTFQGPVACGITVCDAGET